A region of the Pseudoprevotella muciniphila genome:
CATTCTTGCTGACAGCAGTTGTTGGTATGTGGGGACAGACCGGACCTAATGGTTCTACGCAGGTTACAAACGGAGAACTTGCAACGGGCTACTACTACATTTACAACAATGGTGCTGCCAAGTATTTGGACGGAAGTACAAATGCTTACGCATGGGTGGATGAGACCAGCCTGACAGGTGATGTTGGTCTTTGGTTCATTCAAAACTTAGGTGCAGGTTCTGATGGAAACATCAGATACTACGTGCAGGTTATGGGTCAGAACCTCTATTTCGGAGGAGTCGGACCTGAATGTCCCCTGAACTCATCAAACGTTTATCAACGCATCAGCGTTCGCGAAAGCGGAGCCTACTACACCCTTTCCGGACACCAGGATGTTAGCATGATTGGCAACAAGTCAGCCATCAAGTTCAACGGCACGTCAGGCAATCTGATTTACCGTAATGGTGGTGATATAACAAATTCTACTTTCGATGCCATCAGCCAGTGGGTGCTTTACAAGGCAACGCCCGCCATCACCTACACCATTGCCGTGTCTGGTACAGACGACACAAATGCCGGTGTTCAATATCAAGGCACCAACTATACTAACGGAAGCACTTTCTCTACGAGCGACGACATTTCTGCATCTGATTTCACCGCCAATGAAGTGACCGGCTACAAGGCAAGCGTTTCTATCAGTGGTGCGACAATTAACGTTGTATATACAGATTTGAAATATGTGGTTGACCTTACAAATCTCTATGTAACTAACGCCTCTGTTTCTGCCACCACTGATCCTATCGTGGAAGGACAATGGTACATGCTGACGCAGGTTCGCCGTGAAGGTTCTAGCGCCAACGATGCAGAATCTCCGGCTTACGACAGAGGTTCAGGAAATACGATTTACCGTGCGGGGGCTGCAGTTACCCCAAGTGCTGTATTAACCCCCAACACTCCTGCCAGCGACATCAGTACATATTTGCTTCGCTTTATCTCAACAGGTGTAGGCAACGGTTACTACATACAGTTTGCTACGGGCAATTTCTGGAATGGGGTGAAAACCAGCAATTCTATTTCTTCTGCCGGTGCATACCTCATTTACAATGCTTACCATACATCAGCCAAATACACTGGTTGGAGAATCAATGCTACGAGCGATGGCACAACTTACGGAAGTATTGTGGACAACAACGGTGCAGGCTACTCGTTATCCTTCTGGGGGACAGGTTATTCGAACGAGGGTACAAACAATGTTTGGAAACTCTATCCCGTTGAACTTGGGCAAGCCCTTGAAGAAGTGAACTTTGATGTTGAAATTACTGATGGTACAAACTCCAAGACATTCTACGGACTATCTCTCGTAGAAGGCACTACAATTACGGCTTCTGATTTCTTGGCTATTTCCGGCGAATACATCACTTCTACCACCCATCAGGTGTCTAAAACCGATGAGGGACAGACGATAACACTCCAGGTTTCTGCTTCAGAAGCAATGCCGGTAGGTGCTGACAACTATGTATGGCAGTCAGCAGTAGGCAATAACCCAGCCTATGTGCATTTAGATGAAAATGGTGCTGTAGTGAATCCTAACAACTACACCATCGACTTGACAAAACCAATCACTGCGGAACACGTATGGCAGTTCGAAGGCGATATTATCAATGGTTACGGCATCAAGAATGTCTCTTCCAGCGAATATCTCGGTGGTCGTACGGAAGCAGCTGGTGCGATGAGTATGGAAGCAATGCCTTCTTTGTTCGCTCCTGTTTTCCGCAACGCAAGTTCTTTCATGTGGAAGAGTGTAGATTATGACTACTGGATTGACCGTTCCAGTGGTGCACCCTACGCACATACATCTGGTAATGCTAATGCATTGACAAAAGTGTGGCTTGTGACAGTTAGTCTGTCTGATCCGGCAGCAGGCATTATTATTGGTGGTGATACCATTAATAACCTCTCGTCATGCTTCATCTCCAACTTAGCAGAGATTTCTCTTGTTTCAAATGAATACTCCATTGCTGACATCAATGGCAAAGCCACTCTCGCAGAGGCTCTCGCAGAAATGACAGCAGGTGGCACTCTGACGATCAACGTTACTCAGGAAATGTCGAACGTGACCATCAACGTAGTTAAAGGCACACAGACAGTCAAGACCGTAACCGTTGAAAACGTTGCAGCAGGACGCGCTGTTGACGTAGCAGAAGCCATCGGTGATGTACCTTACGTAACAGGTTACGATCCCGCAACGATTACAGCAACTGCCGACGATCAGACTGTGAATGTAACCTACACTTCTTCTCTGCCATTCACATTGGCAGCCGACCCAGCAAGCAGCGAGGCACCGACATACGCAATGACGCTCCGTGAAAAATATGCTCACGGCAATGTTGCCTCATCGACTTCTCAATACGACATCACAGACGAATACCTCTGGACGTTCGGCGGTGATGAGTTCAATGGCGTGACCGTTTACAACAAGAGTAACGGCTATATGAGTGTAGGCTCTGAATCAGACAACAGTGTTGCCACATTCAGCAGTACTCCGACGCTCTTCACCATCAAGCCTAACACAAACCAGGCTAATGGTTTCAACCTCAATATTCCCGGAACTGATGCCTATATAAATAGCCGCGATAACAAAGTCAGCACATGGCTCAGCGCTTTAGCTAACGGTGAAGTAGGTTCTTGCCTCGTGGCTATACCTGAAGCAACTGTTGTTGCAAACCTCATCAACAAACTGGAAGACTACTTCCATACAACTGATGTTGTAGGCGCTCTCGCTTCTGCTGACACGGCAGCCCTTCTTGTTGACTATAACGCGCTTAAGGCAAATCCCACAAAGGCTGACTACCTCGCATTCAAGGCACAGATAGAAGCCAGCGCCATTCCTCTAACTGTTGGTGCATACTACATCATACAAAGTGCATATCCTGGCTATTATACAAGCCAAGGTGTTTATAAGTCATGGTACTACTCTCTTTCTTCCAATACAGTGAAATGGAGAGACCTGCATGCATGGCCCGAAGCAGAGATCTTCCAGGTTGTTGACAATGGTAATGGCGGCAATGTGTTCTACAATCCGATGCACAATGTGTACCTCACCGATACAGAAGGTTCCGGAAGTGCTGACATCAATGCTGCCAAGGCATTCACACTCACTGCTCTCGGTGGCGGACAGTTCAACATCTTCCTTGAAGGCACAAGTGCTCCTATCCACACTGCAGGTCACAACAATGGTAAAGGTACAAATGGCAGCCTGACTAACTGGTCAGGTGGTGCCAACACTGCTTCATCTTGGTATCTCATTCCTCAGAACATAGAAGAAATAACACTTATCGCTCCTGAAGGCGTTGCCGATGGCGAAGAAGTGGTACAGACATTTGCACATGCCACAGACGCACAGTTGCCCACCACGATTACTGTTTACACCATCAACGAAGAACTGCCTAAGGGCGCACGTCTCGATACGATTGCTTCAGGTAAGATTGCAGCCGGTCAGGGCTACATCATCAGCGGTACGAAGGGTGCTACAGTGCCTCTCCTGCCCGTAGCAAGCGCAGTTGAAGCACCTGTAGGTAACCTCCTCGTAGCAGGCGAAGGCACCTTAGTGAACGGTGGCTTTATGCTCGCTTACAAGAAGGGTCAATCAGAAGCCAAGTTCTGGACTATCGATGGTCTTACAGTACCGACAGACCGCTCATATCTGCCCGCGGGCACACCGACTATCGGTCTTGAGAGCATCTTCGGTGGTCTTGGTGACGACGTAACCGGTATCAACGGCATCACTACAGGTGCTGAAAACGGTGCTATCTACGACCTTCAGGGACGCCGCGTGAACAGCGCTCAGAAGGGTGTTTACATCATCAATGGTAAGAAAGTGATTAAGTAAATCAAACCGGATTTTCCGGAAGTTCCGGCAACACCGGAATTTCCGGGAAACCGGAAAATTCCACAAAAAACAAAACAAAGACAATGAAAAAGACTTATATCACTCCCGCTACAGCGACATACGACATGCGCCACGAGAACGTCATCGCCACAACCATCCCTAAGGATAACAGCGGCGAAGGCATCGGCGACACCAACCAAGACGGTTTCGACTTCGCACCGAAAGATGACAACAGTTGGACCGACGGCAGTTGGACTAAACCTTGATAAACAGCACTTCAAAATAAAAAGCCACCGATTTCGGTGGCTTTTTTCTATCTTTTCTTATCTTTGCAAACAATAATAAGAAACAACCCCAATCATGAAAAAAACTCTTGCAACCCTTAGTTTTGTTCTCATAGCGTTTTCGGCTATGGGACAGACCACGTTATTCCACACCGGCGACGGTACGGGAGCACCCTATCGTATTCCTGCCATTGCCACTGCAAAGAACGGCGATGTCATCGCCTTGTCTGACCATCGTCCTTGTGGCAATGACATTGGCTATGGATTGGTAAACATCCTGATGCGTGTTTCGGGCGACAACGGTGCCACATGGAGTGCCGCGGATACTGTGCTCCTCGGCAGCGGCAAAGGTCCTGACACCGGTTATGGTGATGCCTGCCTCGTGGCAGACCGTGAGCGGAATGAACTGCTGTTGGTTTGCGTCAGTGGCGACACGCCTTATTGGAAATCGAAAATAGACCACCCCCAACGCATTGTGTGTACACATGCCAATCTTGATGCAAAGACCGGCAAGTGGGTGTGGAACAAGCAGCCTGTCGATCTGACGAAGCAAGTGTATGAAGACCTGCTCGGCAATCGCATTAACGGGCTTTTCATGGGTTCGGGCCGCATCTGCCAGTCGAAGATGGTGAAGGTGGGCAAGTATTATCGCATATATGGTGCATTATGTACTCATGGCGGCAATTTCGTTATCTATTCTGACGATTTTGGTTACAACTGGAAAATTCTCGGCAGCGCTACTGAGAGTTGTGCCCCGAAAGGCGATGAACCCAAGTGTGAAGAACTGCCTGATGGCTCTGTACTCCTGAGTAGCCGCAAAGCGAAGGGACGCTATTTCAACGTGTTCCATTACACTGATGTTGCTTCAGCCCAGGGCAGTTGGGAAAAAGCCGTAGAGACTGACCTTATGCCTGGCGGCATAACGAATTTCGGATCACCTACAGACGGCGAAATCCTCATTGTAGATGCTGTGTCGAAGAGCGGTCGTAAAACGAAACTGGCGCTGCAGAGTGTGCCGGCAGGTCCGGGACGCACAAATGTAACCATCTATTGGAAGGAACTGCGTGTGGCAGACGACTACAACACGGCTGAAAACTTTGCCTCCTACTGGCCCGGGCGCTATCAAGTGAGCGACAAAGGCAGTGCCTACAGCACGATGACGCTTCAGCACGACGGCAACATAGGTTTCTTCTACGAGGAAGAGCCGCAGTGGTACCAGATGGTTTACAAAAACCTCTCGCTCAGTGAAATCACCGGTGGTGAATACACCATTGCCTACGGGAAGAAAAAATAGGAATTTTCAAATCAAGACATACAATCAATAAAAGGAAAAACTCTATGCTTAAAAGGATAATGCTGCTGATGGCAGGAGGGTTGGCACTCACCATGTCTGCCCAACAACAGAAACTCGACGGTTTCTATTATGGCGATGCCGATGCGCCTACGGGATGGGAATGGCAGTCGCCCGACTCCTTGGGTTATAATAAAGAGGTGCCCCATGCCTGGTTCTTCAACTTTCAGAGCGAAGATGCAGCCCGTAAGGTGCTGCCGGAGAACAGCGACTATTGGCTGAGTCTGAACGGCGAATGGCGTTTCCACTGGGTGGGCAATCCCTGGGAACGCCCTGTTGACTTCTATCGCACAGACTTTGACGACAGTGCTTGGGACAAGGTTCAGGTGCCCATGAACTGGAATGTGGTGGGCATACAGAAGGACGGCTCACAGAAGTACGGCATGCCAGTCTATTCCAACCAGCGCGTTATTTTCCAGCATCAGGTGCGTGTGGGCGACTGGAAAGGCGGTGTGATGCGTACACCACCTACCAACTGGATGACCTATAAAAACCGCAACGAGGTGGGTTCCTATCGCCGCACATTCACCATACCTGCCAACTGGAGCGGGAAGGAAGTGTTCGTTAATTTCGACGGCACCGACTCCTTCTTCTATCTCTATGTGAACGGCAGGTATGTGGGATTCTCGAAGAACTCGCGCAACACGGCATCGTTCGACATCACACGCTTCATCAATCCGGAAGGCGAGAACGTCATGGCAGTGGAAGTGTATCGTCACAGCGACGGCTCGTTCCTCGAAGCGCAGGACATGTTCCGTCTGCCTGGTATCTTCCGCACAGTGGCATTGCAGGCCAAGCCGAAAGTACATGCCAGCGATTTGCAGACCGTGCCTATTTACGACGCTTCGCTCGTTGATGCCTCATTGAAGGTGAAGACACTTGTGCGTAACCTCTCAGGAGAAGACGTGAAAGGTTACACCATAGGCTATAAACTGTTTGCCAATGAACTCTACAGCGACAAGAACACGCCCGTGCCGGGTGTGAAAGGCGAGGTTGCAGTACCCTTTATGAGCAAGAACAAGGAATATGCCACGGCAGAGGGTGTCATTCCCGTAGGCGCGGTGGTAAAGAAATGGAGCGCAGAAGCCCCCTATTGCTACACCCTCGTGGGCGAACTCAAGGATGGGGCAGGGCAGGTCGTTGAGACCTTCTCCACCACCGTTGGCTTCCGTACCGTAGAAATCCGTCAGACAGCCGCTAAGGACGACGAGTTCGGTCTGTCGGGACGCTATTATTTCCTTAATGGCAAACCCATCAAGATGAAAGGCGTTAACCGTCATGAGAACAACCCCGACCGCGGCCATGCCATCACGCGTCAGCAGATGGAGCACGAGGTGATGCTGATGAAGCAGGGCAACATCAACCATGTGCGCAACAGCCACTACGTGAACGACCCCTATTGGTACTACCTCTGCGACAAATACGGCATCTATCTTGAAGACGAGGCCAACATTGAGAGCCACGAATACTACTACGGTGAGGCTTCGCTGAGCCATGTGGAGAAGTTCAGGGCAGCCCACGTGGCACGTAATGTGGAGATGGTGATGCAAAATTACAACCACCCCTCTATCGTCATCTGGAGTCTTGGCAACGAGGCTGGTCCCGGCAAGAACTTCGTGGCAGCATACGAAGCGATAAAAGGCATCGACGAGCAGATGCGCCCCGTGCAGTATGAGCGCAACAACGACATCGTTGACATCGGCTCCAATCAGTATCCGAGCATCGGCTGGGTGCGTGGCGCAGTGAAGGGCAACTACAACATGAAATACCCCTACCACATCTCAGAATATGCCCATTCCATGGGTAATGCCGTGGGTAACCTCATCGACTATTGGAATGCCATCGAATCGACTAACCACTTCATCGGCGGTGCCATCTGGGATTGGGTGGACCAGGCCATCAACAACTACGACCCCGTGACGGGCGACCGCTATTGGGGCTACGGTGGTGATTTCGGTGAGACCGACAATCCGAACGACGGCATGTTCTGCATGAATGGCATCATGCGCCCCGACCTCACGCCGAAAGCTCAGTATTTCGAGGTAAAGAAGGTCTATCAGAACGTGGGTGTGGCAATGGACTCCGTTGTGGCAGGCAATATCGTCATCTTCAACAAAAACTACTTTGAGAGTCTTGCCGACTACGACATCATGGTGTCGCTATGGAAGGACGGCAAGAAAGTGGACGAAAAGCCCCTTACAGGCACTCCGCTGTCGCTCAAGGCGCGCGAACATCAGAGTTACGCTCTGCCTTTCGATCTCTCGGAACTTGCTCCCGATGCAGAGTACTTCGTAAAGGTGCAGTTCCTGCTCAAGGCAGACAAGCCGTGGGCAAAGAAGGGCTATGTGCAGATGGAAGAACAACTCCTCCTGCAGGACAATGCCCTGCTGCCCGCACTCGAAGTGCAGAAGACGAAGGACAACAAGGTCGCTGCAGTTGAAGCCAGTGATGTCATTACTGTAAGCGGTAAGGGTTTCGAAGTTAAGTTCAGTAAATCCGATGGCTCGATTTGCGCATTGTCGTACGGCGGCAACGCTGTCATCAAACCCGGCTGCGGACCTAAACTCGATGCTTTCCGTGCAGTGGTGGACAACGACAACTGGGCGTGGAACACATGGGCACAGAAAGGTCTGCATAACCTGAAGCACAAAGCCTCCGATGCCAAGGTGATCAAGGGCAAGAACGGTGAGGTCATCATTACCTTCTCCGTAACGAGTCAGGCACCCTGCGGCGCACAACTGCGTGGCGGTGCGAGCGGCAGATACCAACTCGTGGATAATGCAACCGCATTTGGTCCCGACGACTTCAAGTTTATGACTAACGAAGTCTATACCGTCTATCCCGACGGCTCTATCGAACTCCGCAGCGCCATATCGTCGAACGAGAGCAACGTGGTGCTGCCCCGCATAGGCTATGTTCTTGAACTGCCTTCGGAATACAACCGCTTCACCTACTATGGTCGCGGTCCTGAGAATAACTATAATGACCGCCTCACTGGTTCGTTCATCGAGCAGTACAGCCGCCCCGTGAGCGAGATGGGTATCATGCTGCCCAAACCACAGGCACAGGGCAACCGCGAAGACGTGCGCTGGTGTGCCGTAACGAATGTGGAAGGCAATGGTGTTTGCTTCGTGGCAGACGGCAAGATGAGCGCCAGTGCCCTGCCTTGGTCGCAGAAAGAACTGCTCTTTGCTCCCCATCCCTACCAGTTGCCCAAGTCGAGCGGCACACACCTTCATCTCGACGCGAAGGTAACAGGTCTGGGCGGCAACAGTTGCGGACAGGGCGGACCGCTCAACGAAGACCGCACCTTTGCCGGTTCGTATAACTTCGGTTTCATCATTCGTCCGATAGTAGCCAGTGATTTTGATGCCAAGGTTGGTGTCAGCGGTTCCGGCGAAGTGCCTATCAGCGTCAGCCGCAACCGTGTGGGCAAGGTTACGCTGTCCTCGCCTCAGGAAGACCGCGTCATTATGTACAACGTGAATGGCGGTAAGGCTCAGCAATACACCGAACCGTTCAGTATGCGCGAAGGTGGCACGCTCAAGGCCTGGTACAAGGACAACAAGCGCATGGAAGCAGTTCAGACTTTCGACAAGATAGAATCTGTGCCTCTTCAGGTAGTGTTCTGTTCCAGTGCGGAACCCGGTGAGGGCGATGCCAATAATCTTGTGGATGGCGACCTCGGCTCCATCTGGCACACTGCATACGGTGTAACACTGACGAAGTATCCGCACTGGATTAACTTCGACGCGGGCGAAGTGCGCAACATGAAGGGCTTTACCTATACACCGAGACAAAACGGTGGCAACGGCGACGTGAAGGACTACGAAATCAGCGTCAGCCAGGACGGCAAGAACTGGACAAAGGTTCACAGCGGTGCCTTCCCCAACAGGAAAGGTCAGCAGCGTGTGGAATTCAGCAGTCCTGTTATGGCACGCTACATCCAGTTCAAGGCACTCTCCGAGCAGCACGGACAGGAATATGCCAGCGGTGCAGAATTCGGGCTCCTTGCTGAATAGCGAAGAACTTTCAATGATAAACCTCCGCTAAGGCGGAAAGCATAAAATGGTAGCAGAAGTCTTGGAAACGAGGCTTCTGCCATTTTCTGCACTCTAGGTTCTGCGTTAAAGTCAGAAAATTAGGCTGAATAATACAAATTGAGAAAACAACTTTGACAAATTGAGAAAACAACCTGAAAAATCGTTACTTACTTTCTTTCTACAGTTTATAATTTTGCTTTCAGTTTGAAGAAACCTTGTGTATCTTAAAAACTAAATGAAGTGTACAATAACGATAGTGAAATAAGTATGTCAGAGGAGAGAAAGCGCGTAGAGACAGAAGATGTTGCCGGAAGTAAAGAAAAACCTTCTGGCAAACGTAAACAAGCACTATTCCTGCAACTTGAGAAGAAAGTGAATGAAAAGAACCTGTTTCTGTGTTCACACCTTTCGCGGGAGGACCTTTGCAGGTTGATAGGTGTTGATAAGAATGACATAGCAGCCATTGTCAAGGAGTTCGACGGCCGTAACGTGCGCATGTACATTAACAACAAACGGATTATCTATGCGGCACGGCTGATGCAGCGTCAACCCAACTTCAACGTGCAGTCGATAGCCGAAGAGTGTGGCTTCAATCATCTCGGCACTTTCTACAGGCTTTTCCGTCGGAAATATGACATGACGCCCATTGATTTCGAAAAGTTGGTAAGAAAAAATGCTGCTGATGACATCCTCGACGAGCAGGGCGACCTGAAACAGCAGTACAGGATAGTTGAAAATAAGTAAGTATAATATTCGTTTTTCTCATAGACAACGGGGAGGAACCATTCGTGATGAATAGTTTCTCCTCATTTTTTTGTCAGGTTGCACATCGCTTTCTGCAAAATTTGCCATTTTGTACGATTGAATTTTAAAAATTTTGTCAAAAATCACTACTTTTGCGCCCAAAGTAAGAAACAACATCATTTTGATAAGAAAATGCTCAGGATATACAACACTTTAACAAGGACAAAAGAGCGATTTGAGCCACTTGTAGAAGGTCATGTAGGCATGTATGTCTGCGGTCCTACAGTCTATGGTGATGCACATCTGGGCCATGCCCGTCCTGCCATCACTTTCGACCTCGTTTTCCGCTATCTCAAGCACAAGGGATATAAAGTACGCTACGTCCGTAACATTACAGATGTGGGCCACCTTGAGCACGATGCCGACGAAGGCGAGGACAAGATAGCAAAGAAGGCTCGCCTCGAACAACTCGAACCTATGGAAGTGGCGCAATACTACACTAACCGCTTCCACCATGCCATGGACCTGCTCAATGTTCTTCCGCCCAGCATCGAGCCTCACGCCAGCGGTCATATCATAGAACAGGAAGAACTCGTGAAGCAAATCATGGCGAATGGTTATGCCTACGAATCGAACGGCAGTGTGTATTTCGACGTGGAGAAATACAACCGCGACCACCACTATGGCAAACTTAGCGGACGTAATCTCGAAGATGTTATCAACAACAGCAGGCAACTCGACGGTGTGGGAGAGAAGCGCAACCAGGTGGACTTTGCGCTGTGGAAGAAAGCACAGCCCGAACACATCATGCGTTGGCCTTCGCCATGGAGCGATGGCTTCCCGGGTTGGCACTGCGAGTGTACCGCCATGGGCAGGAAATACCTCGGTCAGCACTTTGATATACATGGTGGCGGCATGGATCTCGTCTTTCCTCACCACGAGTGCGAAATAGCGCAGGCTGTGGCGAGTCAGGGCGACGATGCCGTGAAATACTGGATGCACAACAACATGATTACCATCAACGGGCAGAAGATGGGCAAGAGCCTCGGCAACTTCATCACCCTCTCCCAGTTCTTCACCGGTGAGCACGACAATCTTGAGCAGGCTTACAGCCCGATGACCATCCGTTTCTTCATCCTTCAGGCGCACTATCGTTCCACAGTGGACTTTTCCAACGAAGCACTGCAGGCCTCGAAGAAAGGGCTCGACCGCCTCATGGAAGGCCTGGCACAACTCGAGCGTGCCGACGTGACACCCAAAGGCAAAATCAACGAAGCCTATGCAAAGGATATTGCTGAGAAATGCTATGAAGCCATGGACGACGACTTCAACTCGCCCATCGTCATCAGCCACCTCTTCGATGCCTGTCGCCTCATCAATCAGGTTGTAGACAAGAAGAACAGCATCACCCCCGAAGGCCTCGAAGCACTGCGCAAAGTGATGCACACCTTTACCTACGATCTGCTTGGACTCAAAAACGAAGCACAAGGAGGCAATGAAGGCCGTGAGGAAAGTTTCGGCAAGGCAGTTGACCTGCTCCTCGAAATACGTCAGAATGCCAAAGCACAAAAGGACTGGACTACCAGCGACCGCATACGCGACGAACTCGCACAACTCGGGTTTGAGGTGAAAGACACCAAGGACGGTGCCACCTGGCGACTGAACAAATAGGAATGTACAACTAACGGCGCAAAGCAAAGAAAAGCAAGAAAATCGACCATGAAAATGAGATTTTTTGAAAAAAAAGCATTTGATAAAAAAAATATTCTTATTTTTACACCCTAAAAAAAGAGCGTTTAATTATTCTTAATTACATTTTAATTAATTTATTTCTAACCAAAACCAAAACCAAATCCACATGAAAAAGATTACTCGTCTATTTTCAATGCTGCTTCTGATGCTTGTTGCAACAGGAGCCTATGCACAGCAGGAGATGACTGTGACGTATTCGTCCAGCGACCCTACTGCAGGTGCATTCTATCGTGAGACGACCACAGAGGGATGGCAAAAGGTAACCTCCGGATTCACAAAACGCTGGGCATCCTACGGTACACCTTCTGTTGTTATCTCTATGACGGCTAACAACATGGATGCAGCCACATTCTCTTTCTATTCCGGTCTCGTTGTTACACCTTACACCCTCTCTATTGAGACTGAGTACCTCATTACAGGTCTCGAAATCAAGTTTGAGAACAAGATTCAGAACAATGGTCAGCGTGGTGGCGACCAAACCATGACTTGCGAAGGTGTGTCCGTAACTGCCGAAGGCGACCAGGAGGCTCACCTGCAAGTTCTTGACCTCGGTGGTGTATCATCTGTAAGCTTTGATGTAACTGGTTCCAATACAGGTGCTACCATCAATGCCTTCATCATCCATTACATTGAGAATCCTGAAAAGGGTATGGCTTACATTGACAACATTATTAACAATAATCCCTTCGATGCTTCTCAATATCCGGTAGGAACAGCCGGTGGCTACTATCCCGAGACGCTCGTTGCGGCAGCAGAAGAGGCTTACA
Encoded here:
- a CDS encoding sialidase family protein, with product MKKTLATLSFVLIAFSAMGQTTLFHTGDGTGAPYRIPAIATAKNGDVIALSDHRPCGNDIGYGLVNILMRVSGDNGATWSAADTVLLGSGKGPDTGYGDACLVADRERNELLLVCVSGDTPYWKSKIDHPQRIVCTHANLDAKTGKWVWNKQPVDLTKQVYEDLLGNRINGLFMGSGRICQSKMVKVGKYYRIYGALCTHGGNFVIYSDDFGYNWKILGSATESCAPKGDEPKCEELPDGSVLLSSRKAKGRYFNVFHYTDVASAQGSWEKAVETDLMPGGITNFGSPTDGEILIVDAVSKSGRKTKLALQSVPAGPGRTNVTIYWKELRVADDYNTAENFASYWPGRYQVSDKGSAYSTMTLQHDGNIGFFYEEEPQWYQMVYKNLSLSEITGGEYTIAYGKKK
- a CDS encoding glycoside hydrolase family 2 TIM barrel-domain containing protein encodes the protein MLKRIMLLMAGGLALTMSAQQQKLDGFYYGDADAPTGWEWQSPDSLGYNKEVPHAWFFNFQSEDAARKVLPENSDYWLSLNGEWRFHWVGNPWERPVDFYRTDFDDSAWDKVQVPMNWNVVGIQKDGSQKYGMPVYSNQRVIFQHQVRVGDWKGGVMRTPPTNWMTYKNRNEVGSYRRTFTIPANWSGKEVFVNFDGTDSFFYLYVNGRYVGFSKNSRNTASFDITRFINPEGENVMAVEVYRHSDGSFLEAQDMFRLPGIFRTVALQAKPKVHASDLQTVPIYDASLVDASLKVKTLVRNLSGEDVKGYTIGYKLFANELYSDKNTPVPGVKGEVAVPFMSKNKEYATAEGVIPVGAVVKKWSAEAPYCYTLVGELKDGAGQVVETFSTTVGFRTVEIRQTAAKDDEFGLSGRYYFLNGKPIKMKGVNRHENNPDRGHAITRQQMEHEVMLMKQGNINHVRNSHYVNDPYWYYLCDKYGIYLEDEANIESHEYYYGEASLSHVEKFRAAHVARNVEMVMQNYNHPSIVIWSLGNEAGPGKNFVAAYEAIKGIDEQMRPVQYERNNDIVDIGSNQYPSIGWVRGAVKGNYNMKYPYHISEYAHSMGNAVGNLIDYWNAIESTNHFIGGAIWDWVDQAINNYDPVTGDRYWGYGGDFGETDNPNDGMFCMNGIMRPDLTPKAQYFEVKKVYQNVGVAMDSVVAGNIVIFNKNYFESLADYDIMVSLWKDGKKVDEKPLTGTPLSLKAREHQSYALPFDLSELAPDAEYFVKVQFLLKADKPWAKKGYVQMEEQLLLQDNALLPALEVQKTKDNKVAAVEASDVITVSGKGFEVKFSKSDGSICALSYGGNAVIKPGCGPKLDAFRAVVDNDNWAWNTWAQKGLHNLKHKASDAKVIKGKNGEVIITFSVTSQAPCGAQLRGGASGRYQLVDNATAFGPDDFKFMTNEVYTVYPDGSIELRSAISSNESNVVLPRIGYVLELPSEYNRFTYYGRGPENNYNDRLTGSFIEQYSRPVSEMGIMLPKPQAQGNREDVRWCAVTNVEGNGVCFVADGKMSASALPWSQKELLFAPHPYQLPKSSGTHLHLDAKVTGLGGNSCGQGGPLNEDRTFAGSYNFGFIIRPIVASDFDAKVGVSGSGEVPISVSRNRVGKVTLSSPQEDRVIMYNVNGGKAQQYTEPFSMREGGTLKAWYKDNKRMEAVQTFDKIESVPLQVVFCSSAEPGEGDANNLVDGDLGSIWHTAYGVTLTKYPHWINFDAGEVRNMKGFTYTPRQNGGNGDVKDYEISVSQDGKNWTKVHSGAFPNRKGQQRVEFSSPVMARYIQFKALSEQHGQEYASGAEFGLLAE
- a CDS encoding helix-turn-helix domain-containing protein gives rise to the protein MSEERKRVETEDVAGSKEKPSGKRKQALFLQLEKKVNEKNLFLCSHLSREDLCRLIGVDKNDIAAIVKEFDGRNVRMYINNKRIIYAARLMQRQPNFNVQSIAEECGFNHLGTFYRLFRRKYDMTPIDFEKLVRKNAADDILDEQGDLKQQYRIVENK
- the cysS gene encoding cysteine--tRNA ligase produces the protein MLRIYNTLTRTKERFEPLVEGHVGMYVCGPTVYGDAHLGHARPAITFDLVFRYLKHKGYKVRYVRNITDVGHLEHDADEGEDKIAKKARLEQLEPMEVAQYYTNRFHHAMDLLNVLPPSIEPHASGHIIEQEELVKQIMANGYAYESNGSVYFDVEKYNRDHHYGKLSGRNLEDVINNSRQLDGVGEKRNQVDFALWKKAQPEHIMRWPSPWSDGFPGWHCECTAMGRKYLGQHFDIHGGGMDLVFPHHECEIAQAVASQGDDAVKYWMHNNMITINGQKMGKSLGNFITLSQFFTGEHDNLEQAYSPMTIRFFILQAHYRSTVDFSNEALQASKKGLDRLMEGLAQLERADVTPKGKINEAYAKDIAEKCYEAMDDDFNSPIVISHLFDACRLINQVVDKKNSITPEGLEALRKVMHTFTYDLLGLKNEAQGGNEGREESFGKAVDLLLEIRQNAKAQKDWTTSDRIRDELAQLGFEVKDTKDGATWRLNK